A section of the Mycoplasmopsis synoviae ATCC 25204 genome encodes:
- a CDS encoding YhcH/YjgK/YiaL family protein, with amino-acid sequence MIYDKLENISRYQNLNKNFDKAIKWLSNLDLNHLPEGVFEIDGKKVYGFHVDVEGYDDLNKQYEVHQVYADLHIVVDEREKFYYLYESELTHKKNDYSQENDVQLFELPNERNLLAPTKHEFLLFLPKEGHVPKYISSRDKFKKFVLKIQW; translated from the coding sequence ATGATTTACGATAAACTTGAAAATATTTCAAGGTATCAAAATTTAAACAAAAATTTTGATAAAGCAATCAAGTGACTTTCGAATTTAGATTTAAATCATCTACCAGAAGGAGTTTTTGAAATCGATGGTAAAAAAGTCTATGGCTTTCACGTTGATGTTGAAGGCTATGATGATTTAAACAAACAATACGAAGTTCACCAAGTATATGCAGACTTGCATATAGTAGTAGATGAAAGAGAAAAATTCTACTATCTCTACGAAAGTGAGTTAACTCACAAAAAAAACGATTATAGCCAGGAAAACGATGTTCAATTATTTGAACTGCCAAATGAAAGAAATCTTTTAGCGCCTACAAAGCATGAATTTCTTTTATTTTTACCTAAAGAAGGACATGTTCCTAAATATATCTCTTCTAGAGATAAATTTAAAAAATTTGTATTAAAAATTCAATGATAA
- a CDS encoding N-acetylmannosamine-6-phosphate 2-epimerase, protein MKNFNAKFIVSCQALENEPMYGKTTVLKMARSAMQGGAQGIRTSQVSNINLILKENFKVPVIGIIKKDYPDSEVFITPTLTELKKLIKTKVDIIALDATLRERPKQDLKFLVEYFKKNKAKNQKLMADCATLEEMQNAISLGFDIISSTLRGYTQETKNKSNTEKGFTFLKKAIKLAHDNNKIFIAEGGFNTPELARKALLLNSDAVVVGSAITRPQFITKQFKDIIFKDA, encoded by the coding sequence ATGAAAAATTTTAATGCCAAATTTATAGTTTCTTGTCAAGCACTTGAAAACGAGCCAATGTATGGAAAAACTACTGTATTAAAAATGGCTAGAAGTGCCATGCAAGGTGGAGCGCAAGGAATTAGAACCAGTCAAGTTTCTAATATTAACTTGATCCTTAAAGAAAACTTTAAAGTTCCAGTTATTGGAATTATTAAGAAAGACTATCCCGATTCAGAAGTTTTTATCACCCCAACATTAACCGAACTTAAAAAGCTTATTAAAACCAAAGTTGATATTATCGCTTTGGATGCTACATTAAGAGAGCGTCCAAAGCAGGATTTAAAGTTTTTAGTGGAATATTTCAAAAAAAATAAAGCTAAAAATCAAAAGCTAATGGCCGATTGTGCGACCCTTGAAGAAATGCAAAATGCAATATCTCTAGGCTTTGACATTATTAGCTCAACTCTAAGAGGCTACACACAAGAAACCAAAAATAAAAGTAATACTGAAAAAGGTTTTACTTTCTTAAAAAAAGCCATAAAGCTAGCTCACGATAATAATAAAATCTTTATTGCCGAAGGCGGCTTTAACACTCCCGAGCTAGCTAGAAAAGCGCTTTTATTAAATAGTGATGCGGTGGTGGTAGGTTCTGCTATTACCAGGCCACAATTTATAACAAAACAATTTAAGGACATAATTTTTAAAGATGCATAA
- a CDS encoding amidohydrolase family protein, producing MICYKNLLIATHKESFIGYVVLSNSGIIKSVNKGKCNIKDALDYSGHILMPSFIDSHTHGGYDFSFNDLKEKNIQDKLNKYLAEIKKEGVGHVFATTVTASYSDIKKIASYFTEKYPKEFLAWYLEGPYISKEKNGAHDENLIKNLSTKEAQFFSEVSKFIPVYLALAPEYSQNKKMLNQYHDQINFALGHSNDNNFDSKYLKDNKYKRVIHFLNAMSGFHQRNKSLVNSVLEDTNRNYLIEIISDLTHVRSQTLNFLYQSFDDSNIVLVSDSLPNKGSKNGIYKLNNLEVEKKDYLFYLKDSSTLAGSGMPYNLILKNFYKATKCSFSELVKFSSYNVAKSLKSKTLGRIKINTKANFVLIDKDFNVKLHYFDGEKAKLD from the coding sequence GTGATTTGTTATAAAAATTTATTAATAGCAACCCATAAAGAAAGCTTTATCGGTTATGTTGTATTAAGTAACAGTGGAATAATAAAAAGCGTTAATAAAGGTAAATGCAATATTAAAGATGCGCTTGATTATAGCGGCCATATATTAATGCCAAGTTTTATTGATTCACATACCCATGGAGGATATGATTTTTCTTTTAACGATTTAAAAGAAAAAAATATTCAAGATAAATTAAATAAATACCTAGCAGAAATCAAAAAAGAAGGTGTTGGCCATGTTTTTGCAACTACTGTAACTGCTAGCTATAGCGATATTAAAAAAATAGCTAGCTATTTCACAGAAAAATATCCAAAAGAATTTCTAGCTTGATATTTAGAAGGGCCTTATATTTCAAAAGAAAAAAATGGCGCTCATGATGAAAACTTAATTAAAAATTTATCAACTAAAGAAGCACAGTTTTTTAGCGAGGTATCAAAATTTATTCCTGTGTATTTAGCACTAGCGCCAGAATACAGCCAAAATAAAAAAATGCTGAATCAGTATCACGATCAGATAAACTTTGCGCTAGGGCATTCTAATGATAATAATTTCGATAGCAAATATTTAAAAGATAATAAATATAAAAGAGTTATTCATTTTTTAAATGCAATGTCAGGCTTTCACCAAAGAAATAAAAGTTTAGTTAATAGCGTTTTAGAAGATACTAATAGAAATTATTTAATTGAAATAATTTCTGATTTAACTCATGTTAGAAGTCAAACGCTAAATTTTTTATATCAAAGCTTTGATGATAGTAATATAGTTTTGGTATCAGATTCACTTCCTAATAAAGGTTCTAAAAATGGAATTTATAAACTTAATAATTTAGAAGTAGAAAAAAAAGACTATCTTTTTTATCTTAAAGATAGCTCTACTCTAGCAGGAAGCGGCATGCCTTATAATTTAATTCTTAAAAATTTTTATAAGGCAACAAAATGCTCTTTTAGCGAGCTAGTTAAATTTTCTTCATATAACGTAGCTAAAAGCCTTAAAAGCAAAACCTTAGGTAGAATAAAAATTAATACAAAAGCAAATTTTGTATTAATTGATAAAGATTTTAATGTTAAGCTTCACTACTTTGATGGTGAAAAAGCTAAGCTAGATTAA
- a CDS encoding sialidase family protein — MKKTKAQKDQQKKSQFKKRFWFTFTFLVGNLTIISSSLIPLSLKWIWAPLNIEEDLEINIKDDLNGSRFISEINSDNLPEFVNAFFNNKQYSIDDLNLKLAGVNYITGWVYVQASVKPNVKVAKKYQDAVKLFKLEFKNSQVKLFDPNVTTFSIKPENNTKEFTSEFQTREDLESFLNNADNISLSELQDKLNLTFFDKNNVPLNLYTGAVVTLSNPVKFTTTSYVMDYKITWQIPVANDVFYGNLYSFSLNGKLNLRLKEINSISSLYSDVDDIDFKKLQSKEIFKNLEEVQNFSTSIETLDQFYNVPDDLVVKGQDFKLGYYINKTARIFDDVESFLDNSNLISSGYLTRMTYDDKYKVVISKPNLDTFTKASSESQRKYLQSFKQNKAPIKVTIANTVDRTVEVFYTDLWFNKSPLVNGKYLFFNMSPPGDKFVYYTKDVNTWRIPGVIKTHDNKLIFNADKRVNNKDDRGHLEQDMRVSEDGGKTWSNPQTIVRISAKNTKDGANKGQVIDGTMLEVFDKSINKHKLLYVFGVSSYLHTVFHERTIRDDGNTSGLVNNNKWMLFIDKENLNQKFVAKPITVDGDSNWFKVFKVKNSSGVQWKDIDDRTELDEANIIIDNSLKNGTITGNVYDNVPSNIFSTFGEPGRNSRSSAISKYISKYSIWDQRLPYYFTGNIMQKNVYFANSRYYFDNILWTFQVESIDGGKTWTNLRNVSPFLNRKDQRWYINGVGNGIQLNHQRNSNGDVIAVFPFYLASKTRQERPKLMATKDGGKTWYELADYPFKLLPPGASESSISEDSKGNLWWLARRSDGRVFTLIKSEDGGKNWKVIFNDKRGIFTKQFIGSTIFNIKALGEKLIFSANDNGGGKIYLVDINNPTTIEPIYTINRGSYGYSTTVTFNENDNYFDVLTFYEVNNPQKGRDINLKRLRVFVVS, encoded by the coding sequence ATGAAAAAAACTAAAGCTCAAAAAGATCAACAAAAAAAATCGCAATTTAAAAAGAGATTTTGATTTACCTTTACATTTTTAGTCGGAAACTTAACAATTATAAGTTCTTCTTTAATTCCGCTTTCATTAAAATGAATTTGAGCTCCTCTTAATATAGAAGAGGATCTTGAAATTAATATTAAAGATGATTTAAATGGTTCAAGATTTATCTCAGAGATAAATAGTGATAACCTTCCAGAGTTTGTTAATGCATTTTTTAACAACAAACAATATTCAATTGATGATTTAAATTTAAAACTAGCAGGAGTTAATTACATTACTGGTTGAGTTTATGTTCAAGCTTCAGTAAAACCTAATGTTAAAGTAGCTAAAAAATATCAAGATGCAGTTAAACTATTTAAACTAGAATTTAAAAACTCACAAGTTAAATTATTCGATCCTAACGTGACAACATTTTCAATTAAACCTGAAAATAACACTAAAGAATTCACTAGCGAATTTCAAACTAGAGAAGATCTTGAAAGCTTTTTAAATAATGCAGATAATATTTCACTATCAGAGCTTCAAGATAAGCTTAATTTAACTTTTTTTGATAAAAATAACGTTCCGCTAAATTTATATACCGGAGCTGTAGTTACGCTAAGCAATCCTGTTAAATTCACTACCACATCATATGTAATGGATTATAAAATTACATGACAAATACCGGTAGCTAATGACGTATTTTACGGAAACTTATATTCATTTAGCTTAAATGGAAAATTAAATCTAAGACTAAAAGAAATAAATTCAATTTCAAGTTTATACAGTGATGTTGATGACATTGACTTTAAAAAACTTCAATCAAAAGAAATTTTTAAAAACCTTGAAGAGGTTCAAAACTTTTCAACCAGTATTGAAACTTTAGATCAATTCTATAACGTTCCTGATGATTTAGTAGTTAAAGGGCAAGACTTTAAACTAGGATACTACATTAATAAAACAGCACGAATTTTTGACGACGTTGAATCATTTTTAGATAACAGCAACTTAATATCAAGCGGTTACTTAACTAGAATGACCTACGATGATAAATATAAAGTTGTTATATCTAAACCTAATTTAGATACCTTTACTAAAGCATCATCTGAAAGCCAAAGAAAATACCTACAAAGCTTTAAGCAAAATAAAGCTCCAATTAAAGTAACTATTGCAAATACCGTCGATAGAACTGTAGAAGTATTTTATACCGACCTTTGATTTAATAAAAGTCCGCTTGTTAACGGAAAATATTTATTCTTTAATATGTCTCCTCCAGGTGATAAATTCGTCTACTATACAAAAGATGTAAATACTTGAAGAATACCTGGAGTTATAAAAACTCATGATAATAAACTAATTTTTAACGCTGATAAAAGGGTTAACAATAAAGATGATCGTGGGCATCTAGAACAAGACATGAGAGTATCTGAAGATGGTGGAAAAACCTGATCAAATCCTCAAACTATTGTTAGAATTTCAGCTAAAAATACCAAAGATGGTGCAAATAAAGGTCAAGTAATTGACGGAACCATGTTAGAGGTATTTGATAAAAGCATTAACAAGCATAAACTTTTATATGTTTTTGGAGTTTCTAGTTACTTACATACAGTTTTCCATGAAAGAACCATTAGAGATGATGGAAATACTTCAGGGCTAGTAAATAACAATAAGTGAATGCTATTTATTGATAAAGAAAATCTAAATCAAAAATTTGTAGCAAAACCTATTACAGTCGATGGTGATAGTAACTGATTTAAAGTATTTAAAGTTAAAAATAGTTCTGGTGTTCAATGAAAAGATATTGATGATAGAACCGAGCTTGACGAAGCTAATATAATAATTGATAACTCATTGAAAAACGGAACTATAACTGGAAATGTCTACGATAACGTTCCAAGTAATATCTTTAGCACTTTCGGTGAGCCTGGTAGAAATTCAAGATCATCAGCAATTTCAAAATATATATCAAAATACTCAATTTGAGATCAAAGATTACCATATTACTTTACTGGTAATATAATGCAAAAAAATGTTTACTTTGCAAATTCTAGATACTACTTTGATAACATTTTATGAACTTTCCAAGTTGAAAGTATCGATGGCGGAAAAACCTGAACTAATTTAAGAAACGTATCTCCATTTTTAAATAGAAAAGATCAAAGATGATACATAAATGGTGTTGGAAACGGAATTCAACTTAATCATCAACGTAATTCAAATGGAGATGTTATAGCAGTTTTCCCATTCTATCTTGCTAGCAAAACAAGGCAGGAACGTCCTAAATTAATGGCAACTAAAGATGGTGGAAAAACCTGATATGAACTTGCAGATTATCCATTTAAACTTCTTCCTCCTGGAGCTTCTGAATCATCTATAAGTGAAGATAGTAAAGGTAATTTATGATGACTTGCCAGAAGATCTGATGGAAGAGTTTTCACACTTATTAAATCAGAAGACGGTGGAAAAAACTGAAAAGTAATCTTTAACGATAAAAGAGGAATTTTTACAAAACAATTTATTGGATCTACTATCTTTAACATTAAAGCACTAGGAGAGAAATTAATTTTCTCAGCTAATGATAATGGTGGCGGAAAAATTTATCTAGTTGATATAAATAATCCTACAACCATTGAACCAATTTACACCATAAATAGAGGTTCATATGGTTATTCAACTACAGTAACTTTTAACGAAAATGATAACTACTTTGACGTATTAACTTTCTACGAGGTAAATAACCCTCAAAAAGGAAGAGACATCAACCTAAAAAGACTTAGAGTCTTTGTGGTTAGTTAA
- a CDS encoding glucosamine-6-phosphate deaminase, whose product MNKLLIVKELSFDNNLKVKIFKNKKDASLFLASFLVSLLEKSPQFNLGLATGDSPLDLYSFFAQKAKEKNLVLSKIQTFNLDEYLNLDETSKKSYRYFMNENLFSKVGIDKSQTHFPLENNYDSYDELIDKKGGIDFQLLGIGTNGHIGFNEPGTPLESKTSIVDLAQSTIDSNAKFFANKDLVPRQAYSMGLSTILKAKEIALIAFGSSKCDPIKKLLKLKDFDTSLPASALLKHNKVTLYLDLEAACDLL is encoded by the coding sequence ATGAATAAATTATTAATCGTAAAAGAATTATCTTTTGATAATAACCTCAAAGTAAAAATCTTTAAAAATAAAAAAGATGCTAGTTTATTTCTAGCCTCTTTTTTAGTGTCTTTATTAGAAAAAAGTCCCCAATTTAATCTAGGCCTAGCCACCGGTGATAGCCCGCTTGATTTATATAGTTTTTTTGCTCAAAAGGCAAAAGAAAAAAATTTAGTTTTATCAAAAATTCAAACTTTTAATTTAGATGAGTATCTAAATTTAGATGAAACTAGCAAAAAATCATATAGATACTTTATGAATGAAAATTTATTTTCTAAAGTAGGAATAGATAAATCACAAACGCATTTCCCTTTAGAAAATAATTATGACAGCTATGATGAATTGATAGATAAAAAAGGTGGAATAGATTTTCAGCTTCTAGGAATTGGAACCAATGGCCACATAGGCTTCAACGAGCCTGGAACTCCGCTAGAGTCTAAAACTTCTATAGTAGATTTAGCACAATCTACAATAGATTCTAACGCTAAATTTTTTGCAAATAAAGATTTAGTGCCAAGGCAGGCTTATTCAATGGGTCTTAGCACTATTTTAAAAGCTAAAGAAATCGCTTTAATTGCTTTTGGTAGCTCTAAATGCGATCCCATTAAAAAACTGCTTAAATTAAAAGATTTTGACACTTCTCTACCAGCTTCGGCACTATTAAAGCATAATAAAGTTACACTATATCTAGATTTAGAGGCAGCTTGTGATTTGTTATAA
- a CDS encoding ROK family protein, whose translation MSAKVIFALDIGGTSIKYGIIDFKYDILFSSSVKTKKEKMIFQVEKLILEAKKSYDFDYVAISSAGVVDSNSNKITYTNSDYRIWTGFDFNIVARNTNTKIAMINDANAAALSELVSKKHDSFVSITLGTGLGAGIVYNGEIFQGKNFLGGEIGNNLAFKNQKEKINEGLSFSRFNKKISQKFKIKSKTPSVYYPKLYKENQNFKVLFNNYASKLAYWSFVIAIILNVDHVYIGGAFSFVDDFLFDKAKDIFISMQDDSPYKISFSKASYKNNAGIIGATYFLKQKFNLA comes from the coding sequence ATGAGTGCTAAAGTGATTTTTGCCCTTGATATCGGGGGCACTTCTATTAAATATGGAATTATAGATTTCAAATACGATATTTTATTTTCATCTAGCGTTAAAACCAAAAAAGAAAAAATGATCTTTCAGGTTGAAAAGCTAATTCTAGAGGCCAAAAAAAGCTACGATTTTGACTACGTAGCAATATCATCAGCAGGAGTAGTTGATAGCAACAGTAACAAAATAACCTATACCAATAGCGACTATAGAATTTGAACCGGCTTTGACTTTAATATAGTAGCTAGAAATACCAATACTAAAATCGCAATGATCAATGACGCAAATGCTGCCGCGCTTTCAGAGTTAGTTTCTAAAAAACACGATAGCTTCGTATCTATCACCCTAGGAACTGGCCTAGGCGCTGGAATAGTTTATAACGGAGAGATTTTCCAAGGAAAAAACTTTCTTGGCGGAGAAATAGGAAATAATTTAGCTTTTAAAAACCAAAAAGAAAAAATCAATGAAGGGCTTTCTTTTTCTAGATTTAATAAAAAAATATCGCAAAAATTTAAAATTAAATCTAAAACTCCAAGCGTATATTATCCAAAGTTATATAAAGAAAATCAAAACTTTAAAGTCTTATTTAACAACTACGCATCTAAGCTTGCTTATTGAAGCTTTGTGATAGCTATAATTTTAAACGTAGATCACGTATATATCGGTGGAGCATTTAGCTTTGTAGATGATTTTTTATTTGACAAAGCTAAAGATATCTTTATTTCAATGCAAGATGATTCTCCATATAAAATTAGCTTTTCTAAAGCTAGTTATAAAAATAACGCCGGAATAATCGGCGCTACATATTTTTTAAAACAAAAATTTAATCTAGCTTAG
- a CDS encoding sodium:solute symporter: protein MNDIKEIVKPSLATADYVVIALYLTAVLGIGLFFFIQQIKRKKQNSVNNFFTGEGKNPIWVVGFSIWATILSSNFFLAATGNAIATRWMWAGANISLVGITPFIALFVVPFYRRLKESTAYSYLENRFNYATRVLASGLFIVFQIFRVAIVLYVPTLAMTTVSDVNPEFILLGLGIVVILITMFGGFKAVVWTDAVQGLILGMGMVLVLFFALGKTNWSSSHVLLQKPLTIESWKVTLASGGIGFIFVYNIINSLYAFTSSQDVTQRYKGTKTIGEIRKTLYIAAGLGIFTVLIFFGAGAAIYTYVSSQESVTVKELKEIAKNADGKLPANLVGLQDSDLVGQLAGQKTIGQIDNVKAVPFFAKGGIEQGDKVFAYFVVKVLPQGVVGIIISAVLAAAQSTISSGLSAVSNSIIVDFVDKTQWGKGLSAKYKANLSRLLVLLFGSVSLGGGLFLLATKQQQIFNYITGTVGLLNAPVVGVFVLGVFTKRVNGKGSVAGIVLGFLVAFPLWVFTQGFVPKELRIEFAGVWLTITSFLTAIITALVVSKLTGDAAAMNKSIANKSYWTRTKEFKYLTELEENLEQVSKLVKKGKLSKEFETRYHAVFEKMQHVVDAQ, encoded by the coding sequence ATGAATGATATTAAAGAAATCGTTAAACCTTCTCTTGCAACCGCTGATTACGTTGTTATTGCTTTATATCTAACTGCAGTTTTAGGAATTGGATTATTTTTCTTTATTCAACAAATTAAAAGAAAAAAACAAAATTCCGTAAACAACTTCTTCACCGGAGAAGGTAAAAACCCTATTTGAGTTGTTGGTTTCTCAATTTGAGCCACAATTCTATCTTCAAACTTTTTCCTTGCGGCAACAGGTAACGCTATTGCAACAAGATGAATGTGAGCCGGAGCCAACATTTCACTTGTAGGAATTACTCCATTTATAGCATTATTTGTCGTACCTTTCTATCGTAGATTAAAAGAAAGTACCGCATATTCATATCTAGAAAATAGATTTAACTATGCAACTAGAGTACTTGCATCTGGATTATTTATTGTATTCCAAATCTTTAGAGTAGCGATTGTTTTATATGTTCCTACTCTAGCTATGACAACTGTTTCAGACGTTAATCCAGAATTTATACTATTAGGTCTTGGAATTGTTGTTATATTAATTACAATGTTTGGTGGTTTCAAAGCCGTTGTTTGAACCGATGCCGTTCAAGGATTAATCCTTGGAATGGGAATGGTTTTAGTGCTATTTTTCGCACTAGGTAAAACCAACTGAAGTTCAAGCCACGTATTGCTACAAAAACCACTTACTATAGAATCATGAAAAGTAACACTAGCAAGTGGTGGTATTGGATTCATATTCGTATATAACATCATTAACTCTTTATATGCTTTCACATCATCACAAGATGTTACCCAAAGATATAAAGGGACAAAAACTATTGGTGAAATTAGAAAAACCTTATATATTGCTGCCGGACTTGGAATATTTACAGTTTTAATATTCTTCGGTGCTGGAGCTGCAATATATACATATGTTTCATCACAAGAATCAGTCACTGTAAAAGAACTTAAAGAAATTGCTAAAAATGCTGATGGTAAACTACCTGCAAATCTAGTTGGGCTTCAAGATAGTGATCTTGTCGGTCAATTAGCAGGTCAAAAAACTATAGGACAAATTGATAACGTTAAAGCTGTTCCATTCTTTGCTAAAGGTGGAATAGAGCAAGGCGATAAAGTTTTTGCTTACTTTGTTGTTAAAGTTCTTCCTCAAGGAGTAGTAGGAATTATAATATCTGCTGTTTTAGCTGCTGCACAATCTACTATTTCATCAGGACTTTCAGCGGTTTCAAACTCAATTATTGTTGACTTTGTTGATAAAACACAATGAGGAAAAGGACTTTCTGCTAAATACAAAGCAAACCTTTCAAGACTATTAGTTTTATTATTTGGTTCAGTTTCACTTGGTGGAGGATTATTCCTTCTCGCAACTAAACAACAACAAATCTTTAACTATATAACAGGAACAGTTGGACTTCTTAACGCACCTGTTGTTGGAGTATTTGTTCTTGGAGTATTTACCAAAAGGGTTAACGGTAAAGGATCAGTTGCCGGAATTGTATTAGGATTCTTAGTTGCCTTTCCACTATGAGTATTTACTCAAGGCTTCGTGCCAAAAGAACTTAGAATAGAATTTGCTGGTGTATGATTAACAATTACTTCATTCCTTACAGCAATCATTACTGCCCTTGTAGTTTCAAAACTAACAGGAGATGCAGCCGCAATGAACAAAAGCATTGCTAATAAATCTTACTGAACTAGAACTAAAGAATTTAAA
- a CDS encoding N-acetylneuraminate lyase: protein MHNFDKFKGLFPAMVTPFTKDGKLHKAGVKEVVNFLVEKQKVDGIYITGSTGEFLLLSFEDKKEVMKLVAEANAGRVTLVAQIGSLNIEETKELAKLAKELKYDAISAITPYYYNFSFNETHHYYEEISKAADIPILIYYLPQLAGQKVSTDQFGKLLEIKNVIGSKYGATDLFTFERLMSKYPDKLFMFAWDEALAMGLTMGAKGFIGSTYNVNAKGANAIIKAWEANDKEAVMKLTHTYNDYVLDLISKGLMQSLKAIMRLHGVDAGYTRKPFWRY, encoded by the coding sequence ATGCATAACTTTGATAAATTTAAGGGATTATTTCCCGCAATGGTTACCCCATTTACCAAAGATGGTAAATTACATAAAGCTGGAGTTAAAGAAGTTGTTAATTTTTTAGTTGAAAAACAAAAAGTTGATGGAATTTATATCACCGGATCTACCGGAGAATTTTTACTACTATCATTTGAAGATAAAAAAGAAGTAATGAAACTAGTTGCAGAAGCCAACGCTGGTAGAGTGACACTAGTAGCTCAAATTGGAAGTTTAAATATTGAAGAAACCAAAGAACTAGCTAAGCTAGCCAAAGAACTAAAATACGACGCTATTTCAGCTATTACTCCATATTACTACAACTTTTCATTTAATGAAACTCATCATTACTATGAAGAAATTTCTAAGGCAGCTGATATTCCTATACTAATTTACTACCTTCCTCAATTAGCTGGACAAAAAGTATCTACCGATCAATTTGGAAAGCTTCTTGAAATTAAAAACGTAATTGGTTCAAAATATGGAGCAACCGATTTATTTACTTTTGAAAGACTTATGTCTAAATACCCAGATAAACTTTTCATGTTCGCTTGAGATGAAGCTCTAGCGATGGGGCTAACCATGGGAGCTAAAGGATTTATCGGATCTACATATAACGTTAATGCTAAAGGCGCTAATGCAATCATTAAAGCATGAGAAGCTAATGACAAGGAAGCTGTAATGAAATTAACTCATACATATAACGATTATGTGCTAGATTTAATTTCAAAAGGATTAATGCAATCACTTAAAGCTATTATGCGTCTTCATGGAGTAGATGCAGGTTACACTAGAAAACCATTCTGAAGATACTAA
- the gap gene encoding type I glyceraldehyde-3-phosphate dehydrogenase yields MKKKIAINGFGRIGRLVLRRMLETSLTDKVEVVAVNDLTDAKTLAHLLKYDTAFKKLQFSVEEKDSSLWVNGKEIKVFAEKDPSNLPWKDLGVDLVVESTGFFTKKDLASKHLEAGAKKVLISAPAGSDLPTVVYNVNHKTLKSSDTVISAASCTTNCLAPVVKVLVEEFGLKSGYMTTVHSYTADQKLQDAPHKDLRRARAAAENIVPTSTGAAKAIGLVVPQASNVLDGIAIRVPTLTGSLVDLSVRLEKSPSVEELNAAFKKAANESFKFETDEIVSSDIVNSHYGSVFDSKLTNFVESKDGRLYKLFAWYDNEMSYVSQLVRVLEYFVSL; encoded by the coding sequence ATGAAAAAGAAAATAGCTATTAATGGTTTTGGTAGAATTGGTCGTCTAGTATTACGTAGAATGCTAGAAACAAGCCTTACAGACAAAGTAGAAGTGGTAGCAGTTAATGATTTAACTGATGCTAAAACTCTAGCTCACCTGCTAAAATACGATACAGCTTTCAAAAAATTACAATTTTCAGTAGAAGAAAAAGATAGCTCACTATGAGTTAATGGAAAAGAAATTAAAGTTTTTGCTGAAAAAGATCCATCAAATTTACCATGAAAAGATCTAGGAGTAGATTTAGTAGTTGAATCAACTGGATTTTTCACTAAGAAAGACCTTGCATCTAAGCATTTAGAAGCCGGAGCTAAAAAAGTTTTAATTTCAGCGCCAGCAGGAAGCGATCTTCCTACTGTGGTTTATAACGTAAACCATAAAACTCTAAAAAGTAGTGATACCGTGATTTCTGCTGCATCATGTACTACAAACTGCCTTGCGCCTGTGGTAAAAGTTTTAGTTGAAGAATTCGGTCTAAAATCAGGATATATGACAACCGTTCACTCATATACTGCTGATCAAAAACTTCAAGATGCTCCACATAAAGATTTAAGAAGAGCGCGTGCTGCTGCTGAAAATATCGTTCCTACTTCAACTGGAGCTGCAAAAGCAATTGGCCTTGTAGTTCCTCAAGCATCTAACGTTTTAGATGGTATTGCTATTAGAGTTCCAACCTTAACTGGATCTTTAGTAGATTTAAGCGTTAGACTTGAAAAATCTCCTTCTGTAGAAGAGCTTAACGCTGCCTTTAAAAAAGCTGCTAATGAATCATTTAAATTTGAAACCGATGAAATAGTATCATCAGATATCGTTAACTCTCACTACGGATCAGTTTTTGATTCAAAACTAACAAACTTTGTTGAATCAAAAGACGGAAGATTATACAAACTATTCGCATGATACGATAACGAAATGTCATACGTATCGCAATTAGTTAGAGTTTTAGAATACTTCGTTTCTTTATAA